The window tctccCTACAGGCAATTTTAGCTGGAGACTTTGTTCTATCAGTTTCATCTCAGGTTTTAGCAAGAATAGGAAACGAGGAAGTTGTTTTAATTCTTTCCCAAGTCATAGAAGATCTTGTTAGAGGTGAGTCTTATCATTGCTTTAAAGAGAATATTCATTGGTGTACGATACAATGTTAGTTCACTGAATGGAGCCCGGTTCATAGTTCCTGGAGTTGAGCGCATTTCAACTGAGACGTCAAAATTcatcaacattcgtatcgcattggcttcgcaggaagtatgaaccaggctttactgtGCAGCGTGTGTTTCCAAACTAGTTTAACAACAGCCTAATAATACCCGCTGTCAGCTCGCCAAACACGAATTGAATCAATGTCGTGTGAAAATACTGTGAGTTTTTTTGCTAATTTCTCAGCACTGTAttcagctaaaactttcacaggtgacttttattgtgtCTTTCTTGATAACTTTGCCAATAAATCTGCATTCCGTTGACAAAAAAACAGCCCATGACCCTGCCTTTCAGAATAATACTTAAACTAAAGTAGGCCTTTGATGATTCATGATAGTTTTATTCTTCCGATAAATATCACAtactttgtataatttttttctttagggGAATTTATGCAACTTGGTTCTAAGGAGGATGAAAATGAGCGCTTTGCCCACTACCTCAAGAAGACGTTCAAGAAAACAGCAAGTCTCATGGCTTACAGCTGTCAAGCAGTAAGAAATAGATACCTCATGTAGACTTCTTAAAAACATTGCTCCTTTGATGAGtgttcattttgttaaaataaatgttcaatGGAAACGGAGACTATTTCTCTTTTATAAACATGTAAACAGCGGGTTATAAAGTAAACGTATgcgtttggtttttggaaccatttggttgttttaatcctttataaatgtagatatatacaattaaagtaacttgtgaaaattccaaaaggtggtagcgtatTTGAGATATCAGCAAAAATCCAGAGTGGTTTAGTCCACACAATCTgagtaacgtttctcaaattcaaattttggaggATACAAACTGAtgtatttttccataaccatattaatttaaagtgaaatgattcttaGAATGCTTTATACTGCTGCTGCGCTTTcaaccaagtatgtttttattacCAGTAGTTTACAGCTCCTTTTTTTTGTGTTCACCCGTCTGACTAGGTAGCAATTCTGGGTGGTTGCAGTGCTGAGGTGTGTCAGATAGCCTACGAGTACGGCCGGAATACAGGCATGGCATTCCAGCTGATAGATGATGTATTAGACTTTGTATCCAGTGACGCCGCTATGGGGAAACCGACGGCTGCTGACTTGAAGCTGGGCCTTGCAACCGGGCCAGTGCTGTTTGCTGCCGAGAAGGTATTACAAAGAGGAGAGGAGTCATGTCTACCTGGTGAAAACAAGTAGCCCTTGTTTTCTTCACATGTACAGAAATCATGCtatttgatctacttctctggCATTGGGGATACTTTTCCTAAAAGCTCTTTGAAGTCTTTCATTCATGGgggttaatattattattattggtttattaaaaattcaaatatcGCAGCCCAagggctgaattgagtttaaacatacaacaagaaataattaaatataaacattaaaaagggaaggttttttttcagaaatgtaaaaaaagatTATGTAcaatataatacaaaaatactccATTCCAGCTccattaaacacaaaacaagtagtaaacaattttaaaaattcaactgttgattgattgattaaaaaTACAAGTAGTAACAAAGTTCAACTGTTAATAACAGGTTAAAATCTCATAATCTAAGCATACTTCTATAAatttagatcaaagtttaagatgtttttgccaacaaaactCTCCTTAGAAGTTGGTTTGTTGTAGATGGTTTGAAAAGAAGATGGAGTTACGATGGGTGAAGTAGTTCAACAGCTCTTTGAGTCTCCTCATGTTTATGATTTTCAACAAACATGACGTGTTCGAACAATGTATTAACTAAGATTGCTTTTAAGCAAACATGCGGtcttcaaataattttgtttcatttttaccTCAAATATTTCTCTGCTGAATATATCATGAATCTTGAGTTAAAACCGAGAAAATGGAAGCTTCACTGTTCCAAAGGAAGTTGATTTATCATGTTTTCTATTTTCTGTCCTGTAGTTCCCAGAGTTGGATGCCATGATCATGAGACGGTTTAGCGAGACTGGTGATGTAATGGCTGCAAGGGAAGCTGTTGCCAAGGTAACTAGTGGATGtatttttaaagattatttaggcatgtttttttttaattgatcaGCTGATTTCTGAGCAGTATAAACATAGAAAACTTAAGAACACTGTACTAAGTCTGTTGCCATTTCCTTACACTTATTGcttagagaaggggtttgccctggcagtggctgctgaatacACGTACAAGGTTCTACATAAATGAGTCTCATAGAAAACTTAAGAACACTGTACTAAGTTTGTTGCCATTTCCTTACACTTATTGcttagagaaggggtttgccctggcagtggctgctgaatacACTTACAAGGTTCTACATAAATGAGTCTCATAGAAAACTTAAGAACACTGTACTAAGTTTGTTGCTATTTCCTTACACTTATTGcttagagaaggggtttgccctggcagtggctgctgaatacACTTACAAGGTTCTACATAAATGAGTCTCATAGAAAACTTAAGAACACTGTACTAAGTTTGTTGCCATTTCCTTACACTTATTGcttagagaaggggtttgccctggcagtggctgctgaatacACTTACAAGGTTCTACATAAATGAGTCTCATAATTATAAcagaataattaaaaacatttcttagaaTGTTTCTGTCTGTTCAAGCGTCTGGAGTACCTTATCGGTAGATgtgtgtgctatataagactatatgttatactattttgtttacttactGTTATTTTCAGACTGAAGGCATCGAGCAGACAAGACACATCGCTAACCAGCACAGCTTAGAAGCTCAGAAACAGATCAGTAAACTACATCCCAGTCCAGAGAGGCAAGCACTTATAGAACTTGCACAGCGAGTTGTTACAAGAATAAAGTAAATCCGTAGTTGAAATCCTTGTGTCAGTGCAAGAATGTTGGATCTCTAAAAACAGCCTTTATGCAATACAGGTTGTGAAAACTGCACAATGTTGTCTTTCACCATAACTACCCCTGATGTGCACTAGTGTACACAGAAACCCGGTTGCGTCAAAATGAAATGGTGTGAGACAAGACGTCCTAATGAAATAGAGGAAACACGTTTTGCATAGATTTCTAAAAGTAGTGACATTCTATTAATAATTAGTTTGTGCACCACAGTGTACCCTTGTTATAAAGATGCTcagcttataaagagtacattctgaagtccacAATCTCATTTCTGCTGTGTTTGTTTCTCTTATAACAGCGTTCCTCTTATAAAGAGGTTATTTGGCCAGTCGCAGCAAACTTGTTATAACAAAAGTTTACTCTACTAGTGTAGAGTGCTTTGTAAAGCATTGAGGTATGACAAAACCCAAATGAATGTTATGTAAAAATCTCAAAAGTCTACAATCCTGGATAAACCTTGTGTCGCCTCCACTTAATTTAATTAGACAACAGATTTTAAGAACTGGACATCAAATAATTATGGATCTTTGTTGCTCCTATTCCTGCTGGATCTTCCAAGGAATTGTTGCTTAAATCTAATTGGAAATTTGATTCCCATTCCTTTTTGCAATCTACCTCAATGCAATACATAATTTAGTTAGCAGGAAAACCTTAAATATTTtccaaatatttctttgttttaaccaggattgtgtgcgtgtgtgtgtgggggaGGGGCAACACAAACCCGAAGGCCAACATGTGGGTTATcacaaaaaaaggttttacaGTCAGGGTTGATGTTTTCAGGAActgtaattattttcatttgttttgaaagtgaGCTGCCGAGATAGTACTGATTGTAGAATTTGTCTTTCTGTTGGTAAACAAGGAGCAAGTCATGAATACTGTACatgtgtaactgttttttaaagacattaatttgtaaatattatatGTAAAGCATGCTCCGTTTCACTGGTCAAAATTCCTTGAAGGGCCTTTCCAATGAATTATTCATTCAATAACcagtgtgtacaaaacccatcTTGTTATCTTAAGTCATTGAAAGTGTGTGATAGACCCTGAAAACGTAGAAGAAATTTGCAAGTGTCAGAAATTGTTGCAGGATAAATTGATAGAAACATGTTCTATCTTTTTTTATGAGAGCAgtgttttaattaatatttttttcatcaGAAATTATTATGTAAAATATTTTATATCAAATAATTAGAATTTAATAAAAGTACAATTAATTGCCCATGAACTTTGTCCATGTGCATTTGTTTTA of the Asterias rubens chromosome 3, eAstRub1.3, whole genome shotgun sequence genome contains:
- the LOC117287964 gene encoding decaprenyl-diphosphate synthase subunit 1-like, which translates into the protein MATFWVQNARKSGQIGHSILRISRLTLNQINSNSRRKIITSCCCRGIHHKPVFVSLLKDKLKGSLNRSLGPCYSTNSHLFPKEVTSPEKLTQDEITALHQNICKELITDERSLQEVAQYYFDGKGKAFRPMLVLLTAGACNTHTQGSNSKLVDTQRRIAMIAEMIHTASLMHDDVIDNADTRRNKTAINEMWGQRKAILAGDFVLSVSSQVLARIGNEEVVLILSQVIEDLVRGEFMQLGSKEDENERFAHYLKKTFKKTASLMAYSCQAVAILGGCSAEVCQIAYEYGRNTGMAFQLIDDVLDFVSSDAAMGKPTAADLKLGLATGPVLFAAEKFPELDAMIMRRFSETGDVMAAREAVAKTEGIEQTRHIANQHSLEAQKQISKLHPSPERQALIELAQRVVTRIK